The following is a genomic window from Podarcis raffonei isolate rPodRaf1 chromosome 5, rPodRaf1.pri, whole genome shotgun sequence.
AACATGCTTTTTAATGTGTAaactttttattcttattttttgtaaataaaaaaaaaacattatggCCATATCTGTTTACAGGTATCATtctcttaaaaagcaaaaaaaaaaaggcattgatGAGGTGGTTGTACCAGGTGCaattaaagtttcaaaaacacATTCCAGAAAAATCAATATTATCCTCAATGTAAAATATTATCCATTTGTTTCATGAATGCATACGTTAACTTAATATTGAAATCCTAAAAAATAGGCAATTCTTTAAAAAGGAATCGTCTGGCAACGGTCAGTTAACTTCTTACGCTACTTCAGACTGGCTGTCTGAAAAACTGTGATTTATTTTGCCTTAAAAACTATCAGCCCGAAAGAAGAGTCCCATGAGTGCTTTATCACACATCTGGACATGGCTCTGGCCCTGTAAATGCCAATGGTAGGAGAACATCTGTATGTGCAAACCAATGGGTATGCATGATTCCTTTGCCCACTGAATAACAGCAGAGCAGCTTTGATGGGCAGGGAAGCTCCACATTCGAACGAGAGCTCCATACATAAACTAAAGCTATACCGCACTCATAAGAAATCAGTTTCCAGGCATGTGTGCACAGGCTGGAGACAACTTTGGTGTTCCAGCTAAATAAGCCTTAACCACTTCTAACTTCTTCTGGATTTATGCCTTGTAGCGTTGTGCCTGCTCTGATCTCCTAAAGAAgcacagaaccatagagttgggaAGGATTCCCTGAgggtcaaccccctgcaattgcaggaatcacagctaaataatccctgacagatgccaTCCaaactcaagaatccctgacgccatccaaactctgttttaaaactttcaatgaaggagagtccaccaccttccgagtgATGGACACCAGACACCAGACTGTGCTTTCCATTCGAAGGACCATTGAACTCCTTGCCAGCCAGAATCTGCCAGAGACTAATACCCCAGCTCAGAAGTGGCCAGTCTGCCCTGAGCACTCCTATGAAACCTTGAGAGAAGAGGCCCCATAATGTGTCCCAAATGAGGTACCTTATTCAACTAGCACAGGACATCATTGGACAGAGCCACGATGCAGGCAGTTTGCCTAAAACGGAAATAAAACTCCTCCGTATCTAATCCTCTTCTTTCTCTAGCAAATAGGGAATAATTAAGATTCAGGCATTTCATATTTTAGTAGCTGCAATGAgcgggggaaatcacaaaggttATAATGGTGGGGCCTTTCTAATTGCATCTTTCTGCAAGGAGTATTATCACACCgttaaaagagaaaaaggaagggaaataCATATACCAGTCCAGAACCCCTGGTTCATTTCTAAGCGTTTTCTCCCTGCGTTGCTAAAATGAGTCATCTTTGCAACAGGTTTGCAACGCCATTGTTAAGACTGCCGTTTTGTGGCACTGTGCTGGCATAGCCAATGGCATGTCCCGCTGTGTAAACACATGTGTGCACCTGCGCACTTTGGAAATACACCACAACTTTGTATATACCAGTATGCAGTTCTACAGAAGGGTCATCATCTCCTCTCCCTAGaaaattgctttgttttaaaaggaAGTTCTTTGAAAACCATTTCAAAGCTGGGCACAAGTAACACTTTCAGTGTTCAGTGGCTACCTCTGCTTCCCTTCCTCTGGTTGTAGCATCCCATCTGACAGCTGTTTTGTTTCACTGAATAGAGCTGTCACATTCAAAGCTAAGAGGCAGCGCTGAGACTTGCTGCCTGTTTCTACAGTCAGAAGAGGACTGGTCTGAAAGGAGGGGCATCAGTTGTGTTCTGTAGAATGAagacattttttaattaaaaagggcCAATTCAACTAAGAAATTTGCCTTCAAGGAAGAACTCGGGTAACCTTAGCATTGTGAATATATGTCTGTTTTTAACCACCATCACCAGCCAGAAACTATCATGATCAgtttttatttaaatgaataCTCTTTATATAATGTTTAAATGATGTCCCCAATTGCTTTCCCATCCTACACCCTTTTAATCATATTCAGGATGTTTGTCTTATTGGACAAGGAATTTATTTGCCATCAGCTGGGACAGTGGGGGGTGTGGAATCAGGAAGATATTTAACACAATTATTGACTCCTTTCCCCCCCTGTGCTGCTATGAATGTTTTTTTACATATGGTGTAGAATAACACCAATAATTTGCTTTTTCTCTAGGACAAATCAAAGAAAATGTTTATAAACCAAACCtgaaattagaaaaaaaaatgaaagctgacaTGCTTACGGTtactccaaaataataataatttaaaaattccaTACCCACACTGAAGTGTCCTTGTGAAAGAAGGTTTTCTTGTGCAGACACCTTGCACAAATGAAAATGTAATCAATGCAAATCAGGTTACACTgtaaagtaaaacaaaaaggCTGCATCTATCATTTTATCTATTTACAGTCACAGGTAGGGGAAATAAGTTAGCATTGAACACAGTGGAGTAACTTCAAGGGAAGAGCACCTTATCTTAACCCTTTAAGAACCCAGTTGCTCTTCAGCATCACAAATCTAAAAGGAGCTCATCCTTTTGAGAGGCACTATGCTTCTCAGTTGTGAAACTTTTAATGCTTGTTTCTTTCAGCTGATGGGAAAAGAGGAAATAAAGCTTTTTAACAATACTGCATaaacaaaaaacataaacattgtttttttaaaaaaatacatataggGTGTATAATAAAACACTGGCCATGGTCAAGCTTATGCTATCAGTTTACAAAGCCAAAACCACATTGGAAATCTTAGCATTTAATACTGTCATTTTTAAGATGGATGAGATGGCTCTGAAGGTTCATTCTGATGTGTCTTTGTTtatttttccccaccccaaatatattTCAAGTTCTCAAGAAATATTTAAAGTGGTTTCAAAGCTGCTTTCTCCTACAAAAGTTAAAGATGTACAGATCTCAAAGATGCAATACTGTAGTTTTGCAAGGATGTCAGGGACATATCGTCCAAAGggcaaaaatagaaagaaagtgCTTCTGAAATATATGACTTATATTTTCATCTTTGTTGCTTCCCTGGCTTACACACTCCAAACAGTTAATTTCAGTTTGCCATAAACTCAGCTTGTAAGTGTATAGAAACAATACCTACAAACAGGTCTCTAGAGCCATCACTGGGCAGAAACATCTCCACCTGGGGCAAGGCCAAAGTCACCTGAAGTCTTTGAGAAGTCAAAGGCCAGTCACTGGATAAGACACCACCCACTTCCAAAGCCCAGCCAGAGCTGAGCCTCTCTTCCGTAAACAAGTCTTGTAAACAAACTTGAGTCCATCCCTCACACAATCCTTTTCCGGTCTATCCTGCAGAGAATCTTTTTAAAGGATCTCCTGAAGTCATGGTTGAAGATGGTGTAGATGACAGGGTTGAGGGAACTGTTACAATAACCAAACCAGAAGAAGAACTTGAAGAGTGTATCGGGCACGGGGCAGCTCTTACAAACGGCAGTCAATGTGTAGGTGAAGAAGAAAGGGAACCAGCAGACCACAAAAACCCCAATCACAACCGCCAGCACAAAAGTGAAGCGTTTCTCTCGGTTCTGCCTGCCTCTCCACCGGGAAGCTTTCGCATCTCTTTCCTCATCAACTCTGTTTGGCAAAGTGTCCCCAGGCTTAATCTGGCTTAGCTTGGTCTTCCCCTTGCCCCTTTGTGGCCTCTCCTGCTTCCTGGTCTGATGGCTCTCATTGTGTTCCGATGAAGAGGTGTCCTCCAGGTCTATACCATTGACTTCTTCCCTCTCCTGGCTTCCTCCTGCCACGGCTGCCTTCTCCCCATTGAGCTTGGTCATTGCGGGCATGTCATCCTTATCTGCCAGACCATTCTGCCTCCTCTCTGCGGCCTCCGCTCTCTTGCCAGGAGGCACCCGAGTCCTCCTCTTGGCAATCTGGTAGATGCGCATGTAGACCAGGATCATGATAAGGCAGGGAGCAAAGAAGGAGCCGGTGCAGGAAGAGATGATGTACCACGTCTCTTTGTTGATGCTGCAACTGGGTTCCTTGCTCTCCGAATTCAGCTTCGCTTGCTGACTGTCAGGGTCGCCCTGTTTCATGATGGAGATGAGGGGTGGGAAGGAGATGACCGCAGAGATGATCCAGACAAGGAAAATGATGCTCTTGATGCGGCGCGGCGTGCGCTTGAGGTTGTACTCAATGGCTTGGGTGATGGACCAGTAGCGGTCGAGGCTGATGGCACAGAGATGCACGATGGAAGAGGTGCAGAAGAGCACGTCCAAGGCCAGGTAGATCTCGCACCACACTTTGCCAAAATACCAGTGGCCCATCACCTCGTTGGCCAGAGAGAAGGGGATGACCAGGGTGGCCACCAGGATATCGGCCGAGGCTAAGGAGACCAGGAAGAGGTTCTGAGGGGCCTTGAGCGCTCTGCTGGTGAAGATGGCAATGATGACCAAGACATTGCCAAAGATGGTGACGAGCATGAGCAGCGTGGCGAGGGTGATGAGggccaaggtggtgtacatggggTAAGGGAGGCCCCCTTTCTGCCCACCGTCGCTCCCATTCAGGCTCCCGTTGCCATCCATGTGCTGGGAGTAGCTGCTTTCCTCCAGCAGCGGGTGGTGCAGGTGTGCCAGGGAAGAGATTCCCCCCCTCTCGGTGAACGGGCTCCCCAGGTTAAACATCAACCCGAGCTCGGTAGGCTGTTGGAGGATGTGACCCTAACACACACCCTGCGAGGAAGGGGAGCTCTGGGTGCCCGGCGGATCAAGCAAGTCCGGTCTGGGGAAGTCAGAAAGAGCAGCCTTAATCCAGTCAGCAGGAACAACCGCTGCCTTCAGCTTTCCCAGTCCCCGCTGACGATAACCGacgagaggagcagcagcagcagcagcgatctCCACTGGGGAGGGAACCGGCTCCGATTCTGCCGTCTCCAGGTCTCCCTTCGGCCAGGGAAGCGCGCGGCTCGCCTCTTCCCTCCCAGCCCTCGCTAGCTCATCTCCGGGCGGATCGACGGGACGAAGTCGATCCCGTCTTCCGCCTCTCCCGCAAAGTCGCCAATAAGTCCAGCCTGGAAGGGAGGGGCTCCTCAGGAAGCCATTCAGAAGCCGCCGGGGCTGGGAGACGACGAAAGTCCCGCTTACCTTCGCCGGGAGGGTTCCGGAGAGTTGAAAGGGCGGCGAGGCAGGTAGGACCTCCCCACCCGCGAGGGGCGGCTTCTGCTCCCAGTCGCCGGCGGAGCAGATCCCAGACGGCAGCGAGAAACGCCGCGCGGTTCGCTGAAGCCAGTCGCGGGGCGCGAGGGAAGAGGACTCTCGGCGGGCTTTGCTGcggggcggaggcggcggcgcaGGGGGCGCGCCCGGCAGACTCTCGTCGGTGGCGGAGCCAGCGCCGTCCGCAGCCAGTGGCGCCCGCTCGAGCACTGCCTTCCCCGCTCCCGGCTCGCTTTATAGCCCGGGCTCGGTCCGGTGGTACCGAGCAGCAGCGTCAGCGCCACGTGGGGACGGCCCCCTGCGCGCTTCTCCGCCTCTGCCTCGCAAGAGCGCCGCGCTCCTCGCTCGCTCCCCCGGcggagaagggagagcaggaaacTCCGACGGGCCACTGGCAAGACGCGCGCCCTCGCCCACCTGCGCCCTTCTGAGGGCGCTCCCGCGGAGCCCAGCAACTTCCCACGGAGCTGGCTGGACGCGAGCGAGCGAGCGCCCCACCCGCCCGGCTACAGAGATTTCTTGCTCTCTCGCACACTTTCGAGCCACGCACACACCCAAGACAgagctatctatcatctatctttctctctgtctgtctctctcacacacatgcacctGACAGCTATGGATATCCTCTCTCCACTGTGCATAGCATTCACCGGGGTACAATGCCACCGTCTCTCtgatccatctctctctctctctctctctctctctctctctctctctctctctctctctctctcaaatgttCGTCTCCCTCATCCAGGGAAAGTTAGGCAAAACCAACAAGTGGTCTGTTGCTTGCACTAGCTCTTGAGGAACTGGCGTGGGGCCAACACACAACTGCTCACCTACACAAGAGCACCTTGCACAGCCATTGCACAGTCACAAGTCCCTCCTTGGGTCACTTTTACCACCTCTGTGCACAAAGACAGATAAGAGCTGCAGAGACCAGCACAGGCCACTTGCACCCCTTGCAAATGCACACAGCACCTGCCCAGATCCCTTGGCTAAGGAATGTCTACATATCTCCCCATACAAATAGGCACCTCTTTATTCTGTACACAAAGATCCTACCATGGGCTTAGCCGggatttattttggagggggcaGCCTTTATGTGGGAaggggcagaaccaagttatctgcgATGCAGTTGGTCAgttgagtatttttatttttttacttgatttggggggggcaactgcccctccccctccccagctatgCCCATGGATCCTACACCCACTGCTTACATCAGGGCTAGCTAGCCAACATGACACCTAACAGATGTTGTCAGAgtccaaatcccatcattcctaacatTGGCCATGTTGTCCGAGACTGATGGCAATTGGAGTTGTGGGTAAACAACATTTAGAGGTCACCATGATAGCTATTCCTTGCTTTACAGTGTCCACATTCTCCACTCAGACATACACACAAAGGACAGTGCTAAAATAAATCTATGCACATGCATGCGCGCATGCACACATACATCTCCAGATTATGCATGGGGATTCCCAAAAGACACTCAAGGCCCAATCCAGGAAAACGTAAGCATTTTTgtaaagccccattgatttcaatgggaaaatTTAGCACTGACTCGTGGCTTTTCACTAGGAAAAGCCATGTTAAGTTCTTAATTCTCCCACTGAAATGCACGCGCCTTTAAAAGCATGCTTAGCTTGGGTTGCATCAGGCCCTGTGTTCTCAAAACTAGCCTACCTTCCTGGTTCATCACTGAACATCCCTGTTTCTCTAGAAAAACCTAGTAATCCCTTCATAATCAaggcccacccacaccatatatttcAAGCATATCCAATGCACATTTATAGTGCATTACTGTCTCCAGAGgttcctgggaactatagttacGGATGCTGGGAACAGTAATTGTGTGAGGTGGAAACTGCTGTTCCCAAGGATTCTTGGAGGAAAGTCTTGTGCTATAAATGTtcattggatgtgctttaaatgcatggtgcagatcCAAAGCTTCAGTGCCCACTTATTCTCAAGTATGACCTGAAGAGATGAGACTATTCCCAAGTAAGCAGCCATCGCAGCCTTAGTGTGTCCTGTTGAATTCTACACAACTTTCCTCTGTGTAGACATGTATAGAACTGCACTCCCACACTTCCTGTTGCCTCCACCCCAACATCCCATCTCACCTTTCACAGCAGACTGAGCTTGGGGCACCCCATTTAAGCCTCTGGTATATACGCAAGTCAGTTTGTAGGCACAGCAAATTGTACGCATGGGTTAGTGAATAGTCTGCCTTCAGTTATTCTGGCATGTGCAGGGAGGCTGGGTGAGATGCTGTTTAGGTCCATAGTCCCTTTCCAATCTTGAGGTTCAGTAAACTGCATCAAAACTCTACACAAACCAGTGTTTCCCTGTTCACAGACGGTCCCTACAAGCAAGCCTTTTGCATTACAAGACTCCCCagaacacaaacacacccacctgCTGCGTAGCTTGATGCTTTGAAATACTGTAAGTATGTGCAGAAAGTCCTGGTTTGTTTCAAGGAATGTATCGGcagggcttcctcccaggtaagtgggcttgTACAATCATTCCTACCTTATGTgtgacttacttcagagtagacatacaTAGGCTTCTGCTTTACATTTTCATTGCACCTCTCTCATCCTCACACAGACACATTGCCTATATCCCAGCCACTCACAAAACTAAGGTTACCTGGGTCTCAGGCATTCTGTACTCATATTACACAAATCacccacttaattttttttattttaaaaaaggggaaattaaCATAAAAAGGTGAT
Proteins encoded in this region:
- the ADRA2A gene encoding alpha-2A adrenergic receptor, which produces MFNLGSPFTERGGISSLAHLHHPLLEESSYSQHMDGNGSLNGSDGGQKGGLPYPMYTTLALITLATLLMLVTIFGNVLVIIAIFTSRALKAPQNLFLVSLASADILVATLVIPFSLANEVMGHWYFGKVWCEIYLALDVLFCTSSIVHLCAISLDRYWSITQAIEYNLKRTPRRIKSIIFLVWIISAVISFPPLISIMKQGDPDSQQAKLNSESKEPSCSINKETWYIISSCTGSFFAPCLIMILVYMRIYQIAKRRTRVPPGKRAEAAERRQNGLADKDDMPAMTKLNGEKAAVAGGSQEREEVNGIDLEDTSSSEHNESHQTRKQERPQRGKGKTKLSQIKPGDTLPNRVDEERDAKASRWRGRQNREKRFTFVLAVVIGVFVVCWFPFFFTYTLTAVCKSCPVPDTLFKFFFWFGYCNSSLNPVIYTIFNHDFRRSFKKILCRIDRKRIV